One window of Tachysurus vachellii isolate PV-2020 chromosome 21, HZAU_Pvac_v1, whole genome shotgun sequence genomic DNA carries:
- the mafk gene encoding transcription factor MafK: MTTHFKPNKAVKVKKEAGENAPALSDDELVAMSVRELNQHLRGLTKEDVVRLKQRRRTLKNRGYAASCRIKRVTQKEELERQKSLLQQEVEKLARENASMRLELDALRAKYEALQCFARTVACGPLTPAKVATTSVITIVKSANHGPASPPCSAPS, from the exons ATGACGACTCATTTTAAACCGAACAAAGCAGTAAAG GTGAAGAAGGAGGCGGGTGAGAACGCGCCGGCGCTGAGCGATGACGAGCTGGTGGCCATGTCAGTGCGCGAACTGAACCAGCACCTGCGCGGCCTCACCAAGGAGGATGTGGTGCGGCTGAAGCAGCGACGGCGCACGCTTAAGAACCGAGGCTATGCGGCGAGCTGCCGCATCAAGCGCGTCACGCAAAAGGAGGAGCTGGAACGCCAGAAGTCGTTGCTGCAGCAAGAAGTAGAGAAGCTTGCCCGTGAGAATGCCAGCATGCGCCTGGAGCTGGACGCGCTGCGTGCCAAGTATGAGGCGCTGCAGTGCTTTGCCCGTACCGTGGCATGCGGCCCACTCACACCTGCCAAGGTGGCCACCACCTCCGTCATCACCATTGTCAAGTCAGCCAATCACGGCCCTGCGTCTCCGCCGTGTTCCGCACCGTCATAG